One Olsenella sp. oral taxon 807 DNA segment encodes these proteins:
- a CDS encoding ATP-binding protein, giving the protein MFDLFVRHLIESGVPEDHIIALALDDRANVRYRDVDALYDYLMERIGNDQGVYYVLLDEVQYAITVKELRSKDEPPALYGVLNGLLHRRNVDVYVTGSNSKLLSTDVMTEFRGRGDEVRIHPLTFAEFMQAFDGDRQAGWAEYVMYGGLPLTLSMHTPEQKASYLAGLFEEVYLSDVIERNHLTKSQELESLLDVLASSIGSLTNPSKIEATFRSELHSRLDADTVKRYIGHLGETFLVSEATRYDVKGRRYIGTPKKYYFEDTGLRNARLGFRQIEESHIMENIIYNELRARGFSVDVGVVDRRMKNNGHDERRRYEVDFVANLGYRRYYIQSAPQLDTPEKAAQEKRSLSLIEDSFRKIVVVNRVMRPYMDDDGILTMGLFDFLLNPNSLD; this is encoded by the coding sequence GTGTTCGACTTGTTCGTCCGTCATCTCATCGAGTCGGGAGTCCCGGAAGACCACATAATCGCATTGGCTCTAGACGACAGGGCAAATGTGCGCTACCGCGACGTCGACGCTCTCTACGACTACCTCATGGAGAGGATCGGCAACGATCAAGGGGTCTACTATGTCCTCCTCGACGAGGTACAGTACGCCATCACCGTGAAGGAGCTCAGGAGCAAAGACGAGCCTCCCGCGCTTTACGGCGTTCTCAACGGGTTGCTGCATCGTCGCAATGTCGACGTGTACGTGACCGGAAGCAACTCCAAGCTGCTCTCCACCGACGTGATGACCGAGTTCAGGGGCAGAGGCGACGAGGTTCGTATTCACCCGCTAACCTTCGCGGAGTTCATGCAGGCGTTCGACGGTGACCGTCAGGCAGGTTGGGCCGAGTACGTTATGTACGGCGGCCTGCCCCTCACTCTGTCCATGCACACCCCCGAGCAGAAAGCGTCCTACCTTGCAGGCCTTTTCGAGGAGGTTTACCTCTCGGACGTCATCGAGCGAAACCATCTTACCAAGTCGCAGGAGCTCGAGAGTCTGCTGGACGTGCTCGCCTCATCCATCGGATCGCTCACGAACCCCTCGAAGATCGAGGCAACGTTCAGAAGCGAACTGCATTCGAGGCTCGACGCCGATACCGTCAAGCGCTATATCGGGCACCTCGGGGAGACGTTCCTCGTGAGCGAGGCGACCCGCTACGACGTGAAGGGGCGCAGGTACATTGGCACGCCCAAGAAGTACTACTTCGAGGACACGGGGCTCCGGAATGCGCGGCTGGGGTTTCGGCAGATAGAAGAGTCTCACATCATGGAGAACATCATCTACAACGAGCTGCGCGCCCGAGGGTTCTCCGTCGATGTGGGCGTGGTGGACAGGCGCATGAAGAACAACGGCCACGACGAGCGCCGTCGCTACGAGGTGGACTTTGTGGCCAACCTCGGCTATCGCCGCTACTACATCCAGTCTGCGCCGCAGCTCGACACGCCGGAGAAAGCTGCTCAGGAGAAGCGCTCGCTCAGTCTTATCGAGGATAGCTTCAGGAAGATCGTGGTTGTGAACCGCGTCATGCGTCCCTACATGGATGACGATGGCATTCTCACTATGGGGCTGTTCGATTTCCTGCTCAACCCAAACAGCCTTGACTGA
- a CDS encoding HIT family protein: MPEAERLEIFIFFKQGESTESSMCEICDRIQMIKSGDNPFFVRELTTGYVVLGDNQHFKGYTLFSLKEHMAELFELEDNTRARFLEEMTIVAEAVSRAFGAEKMNYECLGNGDAHLHWHLFPRTTGDLGNHGNNGRGPVWWYPREEMYADCNRPSSKELEAMKQALRKELEAILP, from the coding sequence ATGCCAGAGGCTGAAAGGCTAGAAATATTCATATTTTTTAAACAGGGCGAGTCTACGGAGAGCTCGATGTGCGAAATATGCGATCGAATACAGATGATTAAAAGCGGCGACAACCCCTTCTTTGTGAGAGAACTCACGACAGGATACGTGGTTCTCGGCGACAATCAGCACTTCAAGGGATACACGCTGTTTTCGCTCAAAGAGCACATGGCAGAACTATTCGAGCTGGAAGACAATACGAGGGCAAGGTTCCTTGAAGAGATGACGATTGTGGCAGAAGCGGTTTCAAGGGCTTTTGGCGCAGAGAAGATGAACTATGAGTGCTTGGGGAACGGTGACGCGCATCTGCACTGGCACCTGTTCCCAAGGACGACAGGAGACCTTGGGAACCACGGGAACAACGGCAGAGGCCCCGTCTGGTGGTACCCAAGGGAAGAGATGTACGCAGATTGCAACAGGCCGAGCAGCAAGGAGCTCGAGGCAATGAAGCAGGCCCTGCGGAAGGAGCTTGAAGCCATACTGCCATGA
- a CDS encoding DUF262 domain-containing protein: protein MSKLNIDQKSIRELLTEKHADFLIPDYQRPYAWGEDECATLWDDLFAFAFPDDDCDKFKRESDEYFLGPIVTFRNDDSQLEIIDGQQRLTTIMLLLRAFYDKFGNMRDKQSKQVRESIARCVWKTDEFDEPDMDRLKIDSEVASDNDKGELLEILKGDTVEPGWRSTYACNYRYFQQKITTMAGEWPSYVALLATRILNNVILLPIEAESQDTALRIFSTLNDRGLPLADADIFKSQFYKHFSSLGRKDEFIERWKALEETAADIFHPAVGTPMDELFTRYMYYRRACKHIHSTTTQSLRDFFGQDSYKMLKSEESLVDLEVLLDFWKRVDRQEGFSDRMLRELFVLNYAPNGMWTYLLSVWFLANHDEDGSCDEAALYDFLRLITGFIYAYSMERPGVNALRVPVFPQMENICDRKPVEFSAYRFGREDIASRFRAYAFTNQRRFTRSMLVWWAFQNPKQKLMSLDTRLEIEHIYAKKRTETAPLSDPSEIEALGNKAMLEKHVNIRASDYRFGDKKKYYEGFVNDKGVEKVGTDNQELLDLARTHEDFTEGDITNRTDKIIGSFVDYLGDVGLLK, encoded by the coding sequence ATGTCAAAGCTAAACATAGACCAGAAGAGCATCAGGGAGCTGCTGACCGAGAAGCACGCGGACTTCCTCATCCCCGACTACCAGAGGCCGTACGCCTGGGGAGAGGACGAGTGCGCGACGCTCTGGGACGACCTGTTCGCGTTCGCGTTCCCGGACGACGACTGCGACAAGTTCAAGCGCGAGTCCGACGAGTACTTCCTGGGTCCCATCGTCACCTTCCGCAACGATGACAGCCAGCTCGAGATCATCGACGGCCAGCAGCGCCTCACGACCATCATGCTTTTGCTCCGCGCCTTCTACGACAAGTTCGGGAACATGAGGGACAAGCAGTCGAAGCAGGTGCGCGAGAGCATCGCCCGCTGCGTCTGGAAGACGGACGAGTTCGACGAGCCGGACATGGACCGCCTCAAGATCGACTCCGAGGTCGCGTCCGACAACGACAAGGGCGAGCTCCTGGAGATCCTCAAGGGCGACACGGTCGAACCGGGGTGGAGGAGCACGTACGCCTGCAACTACCGCTACTTCCAGCAGAAGATTACGACCATGGCCGGCGAGTGGCCGTCGTACGTCGCCCTGCTCGCCACGCGCATCCTGAACAACGTCATCCTGCTGCCCATCGAGGCGGAGTCGCAGGATACGGCGCTGCGCATCTTCTCCACCCTCAACGACCGAGGCCTTCCGCTCGCGGATGCGGACATCTTCAAGAGCCAGTTCTACAAGCACTTCTCCTCCCTGGGCCGCAAGGACGAGTTCATAGAACGCTGGAAGGCGCTTGAGGAGACCGCAGCGGACATCTTCCATCCGGCGGTTGGCACCCCGATGGACGAGCTCTTCACCCGCTACATGTACTACCGCCGCGCCTGTAAGCACATCCACAGCACCACGACGCAGTCCCTGCGCGACTTCTTCGGGCAGGACTCCTACAAGATGCTCAAAAGCGAAGAATCCCTGGTTGACCTTGAGGTCCTGCTGGATTTCTGGAAAAGGGTAGACCGCCAGGAGGGGTTCTCGGACAGGATGCTGCGCGAGCTGTTCGTGCTCAACTACGCCCCAAATGGCATGTGGACATACCTGCTCTCTGTCTGGTTCCTCGCCAACCATGACGAGGACGGGTCCTGCGACGAGGCCGCGCTCTACGACTTCCTGCGACTCATCACGGGGTTCATATACGCCTACTCGATGGAGCGTCCGGGCGTGAACGCCCTGCGCGTGCCCGTGTTCCCGCAGATGGAGAATATCTGCGACCGCAAGCCCGTGGAGTTCTCCGCGTACCGCTTCGGCCGCGAGGACATCGCGTCGCGCTTCAGGGCGTACGCATTCACGAACCAGAGGCGCTTCACGCGCTCGATGCTCGTATGGTGGGCGTTCCAGAATCCCAAGCAGAAGCTCATGAGCCTCGACACGAGGCTCGAGATCGAGCACATCTACGCGAAGAAGCGAACAGAGACGGCGCCCCTGAGCGACCCGTCGGAAATTGAGGCGTTGGGCAACAAGGCGATGCTCGAGAAGCACGTCAACATCAGGGCCTCCGACTACCGCTTCGGCGACAAGAAGAAGTACTACGAGGGCTTCGTGAACGACAAGGGCGTCGAGAAGGTCGGCACCGACAACCAAGAGCTGCTGGACCTCGCACGCACGCATGAGGACTTCACCGAAGGCGACATCACGAATCGCACCGACAAGATAATCGGTTCGTTCGTTGACTATCTGGGCGATGTCGGTCTGCTCAAGTGA
- a CDS encoding type IV toxin-antitoxin system AbiEi family antitoxin domain-containing protein, producing MKALDALNITDDLAASQRGLLTSAQAHAAGVGRMELSRLAASGHLERIARGVYRASGAPSMREEAVWAAWLSMDPGVMSYDRDPLACAVSHNTAAWLMGLGELEPEPVTLTCPARRQVAARGIRTVRAELQPAEVATVGGLPCTTAARAVADLISSGEDISLVAAVLRDALDAGLVQDEAVLRDRIDALGPKRGIRRGGVALEHDAGEGLTWRRRSLRQRSSTAP from the coding sequence ATGAAAGCATTAGATGCACTCAACATAACCGATGACCTTGCCGCCTCCCAAAGGGGGCTGCTGACCTCCGCCCAGGCGCATGCAGCGGGCGTCGGGCGCATGGAGCTGTCCCGGCTCGCGGCGAGCGGACACCTGGAGCGCATCGCGCGCGGCGTGTACCGGGCATCGGGTGCGCCCTCGATGCGCGAGGAGGCCGTCTGGGCGGCATGGCTCTCGATGGATCCCGGGGTGATGTCCTACGACAGGGACCCGCTTGCCTGCGCCGTCTCGCACAACACCGCCGCGTGGCTCATGGGACTTGGTGAGCTCGAGCCCGAGCCGGTGACGCTCACCTGCCCCGCAAGGCGCCAGGTCGCGGCGCGCGGGATCCGCACCGTGCGGGCCGAGCTGCAACCGGCCGAGGTCGCGACCGTCGGCGGGCTCCCCTGCACCACCGCCGCTCGCGCGGTGGCCGACCTGATCTCATCGGGCGAGGACATCAGCCTCGTGGCCGCCGTCCTGCGCGACGCGCTCGATGCAGGCCTCGTGCAAGACGAGGCCGTCCTGCGCGACCGCATCGACGCGCTCGGCCCCAAGAGGGGCATACGCCGGGGGGGAGTCGCTCTGGAACATGATGCTGGGGAGGGGTTGACATGGAGAAGGCGTTCGCTACGGCAACGGAGTTCGACCGCGCCCTGA
- a CDS encoding N-6 DNA methylase encodes MATSIQNQLKAAESLGLTSLIQNAIRRGLMEVDGNHITYFIHGNKKYRFTDPEEKVRADTIAFLALKKGYDIHRVETEVAGSHNDFADVVLYRDARCTEPWLVIENKKADATPAERAEGEGQAFANAISLGAKYAMKDFGNESFIWQIEGFGGREREKNRIGTRDKLPSNYSEEMHYSLIANTDADIKPASAAVINMAIRRAHSIIWAGGKRDPLSAFDEWSKLMFAKVRDERHTPNGKPRGFQVGTGESDAAVSSRVHELFDQAKRQDPSIFPNNEKLELPDRKIAQVVEAIEQISFIGTDSDVIGTAFEGFFGSVFRGSLGQYFTMRSIARFVVGMLSPSSEDYVLDPTCGSGGFLLEALLQVWKVTDRDFAGQSDLERVKSDFAAQNVYGIEIHPTLARISKISLLLHHDGHTNIEADRSCLGPNLSKQRLKQAGGFDIIVGNPPFGTKIEEGDEDQLDGTSLSSFEVCKGKKSVQSEQVILERSIEWLKPGGRLGMVLPDGILNNSGAQSNCPAVRDWLFKQGRILGIVSLPDYAFRRSGATNKTSILVFEKFSDDESRRINQAFDKKSDLSISEALKSSGLDYHIFFAEANYVGYTPSGRPDNRNDLYNSDQNGFLSNDQEGSILGEWNTWYENDGTDDPRCVDILASDVWNAHPSHRIDPKYHVYKAHAQELIPSGWAAAPLSSLVERKKRAVDFGKNPMREYKVLTLSQTGVPRLREAGVGNNPPEWLGMYFADSSSKWYEVQEGDIVYSGIDLWKGVVCYVTADYEGAVVTQEYPILKVKDPSKIDPEFLSVLLRSKRFQKVFRAINTGHSNRRRTQQSDFNQALVYYPSLNEQKEIAKKVRDARSQITAAMQKVATVEREIDATLLATDEILDLNDEPIE; translated from the coding sequence GTGGCTACAAGTATTCAAAACCAACTCAAGGCAGCGGAATCACTTGGTCTTACATCCCTAATACAAAATGCAATCAGGCGTGGGCTAATGGAAGTGGATGGCAACCACATCACATATTTCATTCATGGGAATAAGAAGTATCGGTTTACTGACCCTGAAGAAAAGGTCCGTGCGGACACGATTGCATTTCTGGCGTTAAAAAAAGGCTACGACATCCACAGAGTAGAGACAGAGGTTGCTGGCTCTCATAATGACTTTGCAGATGTAGTTCTCTATAGAGATGCAAGATGCACTGAACCATGGCTTGTGATTGAGAATAAGAAAGCTGATGCAACTCCTGCGGAGCGTGCTGAGGGTGAAGGTCAAGCATTCGCTAATGCAATATCTCTAGGTGCAAAATATGCAATGAAAGACTTTGGAAACGAGTCGTTCATTTGGCAAATAGAAGGATTTGGGGGCCGCGAGCGCGAGAAGAACAGGATTGGCACGAGAGACAAACTCCCTTCCAATTATTCGGAAGAGATGCACTACTCGTTGATCGCAAATACAGATGCCGACATAAAACCCGCTTCAGCAGCAGTTATTAACATGGCCATAAGACGTGCTCATTCCATTATATGGGCAGGCGGGAAGCGTGATCCGCTATCCGCATTTGATGAGTGGAGCAAGTTAATGTTTGCAAAAGTGCGTGATGAACGGCACACGCCGAACGGAAAACCGCGCGGCTTTCAGGTGGGTACAGGAGAGTCCGACGCGGCTGTCTCATCCAGGGTGCATGAGCTGTTTGACCAGGCAAAAAGACAAGATCCATCGATCTTTCCAAACAACGAAAAGCTCGAATTGCCCGATAGGAAGATTGCTCAGGTCGTTGAGGCGATTGAGCAAATTTCTTTCATTGGTACAGACTCAGATGTAATTGGGACCGCTTTTGAGGGATTCTTCGGATCTGTTTTTCGCGGGAGTTTGGGTCAGTATTTCACTATGCGTTCAATAGCTCGCTTTGTGGTTGGCATGCTTTCGCCATCAAGCGAGGATTATGTGCTTGATCCCACTTGCGGATCTGGTGGTTTCTTACTTGAAGCGCTACTCCAAGTTTGGAAAGTTACTGACAGGGATTTTGCAGGGCAGAGCGACCTTGAGCGCGTTAAATCCGATTTTGCTGCTCAAAATGTCTACGGAATCGAGATTCATCCTACACTCGCGCGCATCAGCAAAATAAGTTTATTGCTGCATCATGATGGGCATACGAATATCGAGGCTGACCGAAGTTGCCTCGGCCCTAATCTGAGTAAACAACGCCTAAAACAGGCTGGCGGTTTTGACATCATTGTCGGAAACCCACCCTTCGGTACAAAAATTGAAGAAGGGGATGAGGACCAGCTCGACGGAACTAGCCTTAGTTCATTTGAGGTCTGCAAGGGAAAGAAATCTGTTCAGTCCGAACAAGTCATCTTGGAACGAAGCATCGAGTGGTTAAAACCTGGAGGCAGACTAGGGATGGTTTTGCCTGATGGCATTTTGAACAATAGCGGGGCTCAATCGAACTGCCCCGCAGTTCGTGATTGGCTTTTTAAGCAAGGGCGAATCTTGGGAATTGTCTCTTTGCCAGATTATGCGTTCAGGCGATCAGGCGCTACCAACAAGACATCGATTCTTGTGTTTGAAAAGTTCTCGGACGACGAGTCACGAAGAATCAATCAGGCCTTCGACAAGAAGAGCGATCTCAGTATCTCTGAAGCGCTCAAGTCATCGGGGCTTGACTATCATATCTTTTTTGCGGAAGCCAATTATGTAGGCTACACACCTTCTGGAAGACCAGACAACCGCAATGATTTATACAACTCCGACCAGAATGGCTTCTTATCAAACGACCAGGAGGGCTCGATTCTCGGAGAATGGAATACTTGGTACGAGAATGACGGCACCGATGATCCTCGCTGCGTGGACATCCTCGCATCTGACGTATGGAACGCTCACCCAAGCCATCGAATCGATCCGAAATACCACGTATACAAAGCTCATGCACAAGAACTTATACCTTCTGGATGGGCTGCCGCGCCACTTTCGTCCCTAGTCGAGAGAAAAAAGCGGGCTGTTGATTTCGGCAAAAATCCGATGCGTGAATATAAAGTTCTCACTCTTTCGCAGACAGGAGTTCCAAGATTACGAGAGGCGGGTGTTGGAAATAACCCCCCGGAATGGCTTGGTATGTACTTCGCTGACTCCAGTAGCAAGTGGTATGAGGTGCAGGAGGGGGATATTGTCTATTCCGGTATTGACCTCTGGAAAGGCGTAGTTTGCTACGTCACTGCTGATTATGAAGGTGCAGTTGTAACTCAGGAATATCCAATCTTGAAGGTCAAAGATCCCTCGAAGATTGATCCCGAGTTTCTATCGGTGCTTCTTCGCAGCAAGCGGTTCCAAAAGGTATTCCGCGCCATCAATACAGGGCATAGTAACCGTAGACGTACTCAGCAAAGCGATTTTAATCAGGCGCTTGTGTACTATCCATCGCTCAACGAGCAGAAAGAGATTGCCAAGAAAGTTCGAGATGCCCGTAGCCAAATTACGGCCGCCATGCAGAAGGTAGCTACTGTCGAGCGGGAGATAGATGCAACACTACTCGCTACAGATGAAATCCTGGATTTAAATGATGAGCCAATCGAATAA
- a CDS encoding transposase, which yields MARVPRRRGRVLCGETRREVGEILGMPAGAGMVEGSAYPDHTRICLRIVPKRGAGDVVGRSRGKSAVMPRERHHERGALTGRDRTTWARGHHAGTVGPGESVTGRHVRRQSDGSRTG from the coding sequence GTGGCGCGGGTGCCGAGGCGTCGCGGGAGGGTGCTGTGCGGCGAGACCAGGAGGGAGGTCGGCGAGATACTCGGGATGCCGGCCGGCGCCGGGATGGTGGAGGGGAGCGCCTACCCCGACCACACACGCATCTGCCTCCGGATTGTGCCCAAGCGCGGCGCGGGCGACGTGGTGGGTAGGTCGAGGGGTAAGAGCGCGGTCATGCCGCGCGAGCGGCACCATGAGCGGGGGGCCCTTACGGGCAGGGACCGGACGACGTGGGCGAGGGGCCACCACGCGGGCACCGTCGGCCCCGGCGAGTCGGTCACCGGGAGGCACGTCCGGCGGCAGTCCGACGGGAGTCGCACAGGGTAG
- a CDS encoding macro domain-containing protein, producing MDRNSPSLPSKLVRNSQHVIHTVGPIANGNPTNPHRAQLASCHQSCLDLAGDCGLSSIAFCCISTGVFGFPQEEAARIAVQPVRGWLLDSSSPITVVFNVFSSVDYEIYADLLGI from the coding sequence ATGGACCGCAACAGTCCTTCACTTCCTTCTAAGCTGGTGCGTAACTCGCAGCATGTCATCCATACGGTGGGTCCCATCGCCAATGGGAACCCCACGAATCCCCATCGAGCGCAGCTCGCCAGCTGCCACCAAAGTTGCCTCGATCTCGCAGGGGATTGCGGGCTATCTTCTATCGCTTTTTGCTGCATTAGCACGGGCGTATTTGGATTTCCGCAGGAAGAGGCGGCAAGAATCGCCGTTCAACCGGTACGGGGATGGCTTCTTGATTCATCCTCTCCGATTACAGTGGTGTTCAATGTCTTTTCCAGCGTGGATTACGAGATCTATGCCGACCTGCTGGGCATATAA
- a CDS encoding Fic family protein has protein sequence MSARTSGGIYHKVQVEFTYNSNHMEGSGLTHDQTRLIFETSTISPQGESVRVDDVIEASNHFRCIDYIIGHAGDALSEALLKDPHRILKASTSDADRDWFAVGDYKLLPNEAGGHETTAPEDVAREARGLISSYEANRAPTLEDIVSFHVSLERIHPFQDGNGRVGRLVMFKECLHHGITPVVITDDTKLFYYRGLSR, from the coding sequence ATGTCCGCGCGAACTTCGGGGGGCATCTACCACAAGGTGCAAGTTGAGTTTACCTACAATTCCAACCACATGGAGGGAAGCGGGCTCACCCACGACCAGACACGCCTCATCTTCGAGACCTCTACGATTAGCCCGCAAGGGGAGAGCGTGCGCGTAGATGACGTGATAGAGGCCTCCAATCACTTCCGTTGCATCGACTACATCATTGGGCATGCGGGTGACGCCCTCTCCGAGGCGCTGCTAAAGGATCCGCACCGGATTCTTAAGGCCTCCACGAGCGACGCAGACAGGGACTGGTTTGCCGTGGGCGACTACAAGCTGCTGCCCAACGAGGCCGGTGGCCACGAGACGACCGCTCCGGAGGACGTCGCACGGGAGGCGCGCGGCCTCATATCCTCCTACGAGGCGAACCGTGCCCCAACGCTCGAGGACATCGTGTCCTTCCACGTGTCGCTTGAGCGCATCCATCCCTTCCAGGACGGCAACGGCCGCGTCGGTCGGCTCGTCATGTTCAAGGAGTGCCTGCATCACGGCATAACGCCCGTTGTCATCACCGATGACACGAAGCTCTTCTACTATCGTGGACTGTCCCGGTAG
- a CDS encoding TetR/AcrR family transcriptional regulator, translating to MSKEGDLRFKRTEAAIRRAFLSIVGEGDPSPSASDICRRAGISRNAFYLHHAGVPALCQTLVDEIVSDIRTASIDSVGRFVESRSSDPLLAGAIAETLARHEAVLRALLPAADGTIAASFAKALEDVYIEAARPLKAKGDGCGYRLSCAWGAWAVIGFTLRWFEETSQPLADGTADFIRLQQPLTDATSAYLSEW from the coding sequence ATGTCGAAAGAAGGCGACCTGCGATTCAAGCGCACCGAGGCAGCCATTCGTCGGGCGTTCCTCTCAATAGTGGGGGAGGGAGACCCCAGCCCGTCCGCCAGTGATATCTGCCGACGTGCCGGAATCAGCCGCAATGCGTTCTACCTGCACCACGCCGGCGTCCCCGCACTCTGCCAAACGCTCGTCGATGAGATCGTCTCCGACATTCGGACGGCGTCGATCGACTCTGTCGGGAGATTCGTGGAGAGCAGATCGTCCGATCCCCTGCTTGCCGGTGCCATAGCCGAAACGCTTGCCCGGCACGAGGCGGTGCTCAGGGCGCTCCTTCCCGCTGCGGACGGGACGATTGCCGCAAGCTTTGCGAAGGCGCTTGAGGACGTGTATATAGAGGCCGCCCGTCCATTGAAGGCCAAAGGCGACGGGTGTGGGTATCGGCTTTCCTGCGCATGGGGAGCATGGGCCGTTATCGGGTTCACCCTGCGCTGGTTCGAAGAGACCAGCCAGCCCCTTGCCGATGGCACGGCCGACTTCATCAGGCTTCAGCAGCCGCTTACGGACGCGACGTCGGCCTATCTCAGCGAATGGTGA
- a CDS encoding Abi family protein, whose product MARDGPHAASFGNDAAWNGQRARTWKHYILSPNPTDGIELARLRRLATERRFYEVAREVLLSATIDVEHFAKMRLLRMCEEHGEDGYAIVSDYLASISSKQRTRIESALRARGSSGRVHDEYSGDLIAHYAGGYPVWVFLEVIDFGTFAEDLWRHCASRWDSSEMRAQHYVLKSVRALRNACAYNILIVNGVSRHSERTSFNPPRLISASLRSAATPRGAACSPVPTTA is encoded by the coding sequence GTGGCGCGAGATGGACCGCACGCCGCCTCCTTCGGCAACGACGCCGCCTGGAACGGGCAGCGTGCGCGGACGTGGAAGCACTACATCCTCTCGCCGAACCCCACAGACGGTATCGAGCTTGCGCGCCTGCGCAGGCTCGCCACGGAGCGCAGGTTCTATGAGGTTGCGCGCGAGGTGCTCCTCTCGGCAACGATAGACGTCGAGCACTTCGCGAAGATGCGCCTGCTGCGCATGTGCGAGGAGCACGGCGAGGACGGCTACGCGATCGTCTCCGACTACCTCGCGTCGATAAGTTCGAAGCAACGCACTCGCATCGAGAGCGCCCTTAGGGCTAGGGGCAGCAGCGGTCGGGTGCACGACGAGTACTCGGGCGACCTCATAGCCCACTACGCCGGCGGGTACCCCGTCTGGGTGTTCCTCGAGGTTATTGACTTCGGGACCTTTGCGGAGGACCTGTGGCGCCACTGCGCATCGCGCTGGGACAGCAGCGAGATGAGGGCCCAGCACTACGTCCTGAAGAGCGTCCGCGCCCTGCGCAACGCCTGCGCCTACAACATCCTGATCGTGAACGGCGTCTCCCGTCACTCGGAGCGCACGTCCTTCAATCCGCCGAGGCTTATCTCCGCCTCGCTGAGGTCCGCCGCTACGCCGAGGGGTGCGGCGTGCTCTCCCGTGCCAACGACGGCATAG
- a CDS encoding CPBP family intramembrane glutamic endopeptidase, with protein sequence MEMYHERPRGDEMYAFLVWGVQMFCLYIAGKFADNLLVYWCTGVIAPGLAILISLKHDHSLKELGLYPNHLKRDSAVMLCAFAAELLIGVYIYGMSLEYALPAIAYYIVWIAVPEEILFRGLIQSHLFSLPVNRKLVYCMGAALFAASHIPYQMQIRTWDALFTVQLGITFVTHLVLCWIVRKRGNMCLPLAIHVAQDFLQVI encoded by the coding sequence ATGGAGATGTATCACGAAAGGCCGAGAGGGGATGAGATGTATGCGTTTCTCGTCTGGGGCGTCCAAATGTTTTGCCTTTATATCGCGGGCAAATTTGCCGATAACTTGCTTGTCTATTGGTGCACCGGCGTTATCGCGCCGGGGTTGGCGATACTCATCTCTCTGAAGCATGATCACAGCTTGAAGGAGCTCGGGTTGTACCCAAATCATCTGAAGCGAGACTCGGCTGTCATGCTATGCGCCTTCGCAGCAGAACTGCTAATTGGCGTGTACATATACGGGATGTCCTTGGAATACGCACTGCCAGCTATCGCCTATTACATCGTCTGGATTGCAGTTCCGGAAGAAATCCTCTTTAGGGGGCTTATACAAAGCCACCTTTTTTCGCTTCCCGTCAACCGAAAACTCGTCTACTGCATGGGCGCCGCCCTGTTCGCGGCATCGCATATTCCCTATCAAATGCAGATCAGGACATGGGATGCGCTGTTTACCGTACAGCTTGGTATAACCTTCGTCACACATCTCGTTCTATGCTGGATTGTCAGAAAGAGAGGCAACATGTGCCTCCCCTTGGCGATTCACGTAGCTCAAGACTTCCTGCAGGTGATATAA